In the genome of Nonlabens sp. MB-3u-79, one region contains:
- a CDS encoding TAT-variant-translocated molybdopterin oxidoreductase, giving the protein MATTKKYWKSTAQLDDSNKMVKDLEQNEFASDIPTEEFLGNDQAMEESNTSRRDFLKYVGFSTAAASLAACEGPVIYSVPYVNQPEQIIPGMANYYATTIANGYDYASVLVKTREGRPIKIESNRDAAFRGNANARVHASVLSLYDNNRLKTPMIKGVESTWEELDQQVAAQLAQLNGKELVVLAQTYASPSMSKIIAQLKDTYSNVRVVTYDTVSEDAALNAFEAKYGNRALADYDFTNAETIVSVGADFVGDWQGGGFDKGYGKSRVPKNGKMSHHIQYEANLTLSGANADKRYPVTPTEQKLILAALYSKVVGGGANVSLSDKVAKSVDQTAISLKRAGKNGVLLCGIPDQAAQQLTIAINEALNSSIIDTASPIMTRQGDRKSVDQLVSDMSAGKVGALFIAGVNPLYSYNDSDAFAKALENVALSVSFASSMDATAAKVDYVATTPHYLESWADTEIKKGYVFLTQPTINTIFKTRQLQETLLKWSGNEQSYKDFLKETTSSAGASWNQSLQDGFYTTTASDVKVTEGEVKEISNAAALSALANAQKPSGYELTLYTKTGLGDGSMANNPWLQELPDPITRTTWDNYVTISQADAGTVGVVNENVANGALDGTHVIVTLDGVERKFPALIQPGQAAGTIGIALGYGQTAGIQEEMQTGINAYPFYKKGVAVQAVTVKDAGGNHQFACTQLQNTMMGRDIIRETDLATYRKGNKDDFNPMPEVSLNHIGTPVTSPDVDLWDSFDRSVGHHFNMSIDLNSCTGCGACVIACHAENNVPVVGKSEVRKSRDMHWLRIDRYYSSTDSFEADEDKKDGFDGLFGDNGSLGGFGELEIPADNPEVSFMPVMCQHCNHAPCETVCPVAASSHGRQGQNHMAYNRCVGTRYCANNCPYKVRRFNWFLYNGNDEFDYHMNNDLGRMVINPDVTVRSRGVMEKCSLCIQMTQMTILEAKKDGRMIKDGEFATACSNACSNGAITFGDINDKESEIFEVKKQDRMYHLLEEVGTDPNVMYQIKVRNI; this is encoded by the coding sequence ATGGCTACTACTAAAAAATACTGGAAAAGTACAGCGCAACTAGACGACAGTAACAAGATGGTAAAAGATCTTGAGCAGAATGAGTTTGCGAGCGATATTCCTACGGAAGAGTTTTTAGGAAACGATCAGGCGATGGAGGAATCAAATACTTCACGTCGTGATTTCTTAAAGTATGTTGGATTCAGTACAGCTGCAGCATCGCTGGCAGCATGTGAGGGTCCAGTGATCTACTCGGTACCTTATGTAAACCAACCAGAGCAAATTATTCCTGGTATGGCTAACTATTATGCAACTACAATTGCAAATGGTTACGATTATGCAAGTGTACTGGTTAAAACTCGTGAGGGTCGTCCGATTAAAATAGAAAGCAATAGAGATGCTGCTTTTAGGGGTAATGCAAATGCCCGTGTACATGCGTCTGTGTTGTCTTTATATGATAACAACCGTTTAAAAACTCCTATGATTAAAGGAGTGGAGTCTACTTGGGAAGAGCTTGATCAACAAGTTGCTGCTCAATTAGCTCAATTGAATGGTAAAGAATTAGTGGTGCTCGCACAAACTTATGCAAGTCCATCGATGTCTAAAATTATCGCTCAGCTAAAGGATACTTATAGCAATGTGCGCGTAGTTACTTATGACACCGTTAGTGAAGATGCTGCGTTAAATGCATTTGAGGCAAAATACGGCAATAGAGCTCTTGCAGATTATGACTTTACAAATGCGGAGACTATAGTTTCTGTAGGTGCTGATTTTGTAGGCGACTGGCAAGGTGGAGGATTTGATAAAGGTTACGGAAAATCTCGTGTACCTAAGAATGGTAAGATGTCTCATCATATTCAATATGAGGCAAACTTGACTCTTTCTGGTGCCAACGCTGATAAGCGTTACCCGGTTACTCCTACAGAGCAAAAGCTTATTCTTGCTGCTCTTTATAGCAAAGTTGTTGGTGGTGGAGCAAATGTTTCATTATCTGATAAAGTTGCTAAATCTGTTGATCAAACTGCTATAAGTTTAAAAAGAGCCGGTAAAAATGGAGTTCTTTTATGCGGTATTCCTGATCAGGCAGCACAACAATTAACTATTGCTATCAATGAAGCTTTGAATTCTTCTATTATTGATACGGCTTCACCTATTATGACTCGTCAAGGTGATCGTAAATCAGTAGATCAATTAGTGAGTGATATGAGCGCTGGTAAAGTGGGTGCTCTCTTTATCGCTGGTGTAAATCCTTTGTACAGTTATAATGATAGTGACGCTTTCGCGAAAGCTTTAGAAAATGTAGCTCTTAGCGTATCTTTTGCTTCTTCAATGGACGCAACAGCTGCTAAAGTAGACTATGTAGCAACTACTCCTCATTACTTAGAGTCTTGGGCTGATACAGAAATTAAAAAAGGTTATGTGTTCTTAACACAGCCTACTATAAATACTATATTTAAGACACGTCAATTACAGGAAACTTTATTAAAGTGGTCAGGTAATGAGCAATCTTACAAGGATTTCCTAAAAGAAACGACCAGTTCTGCTGGAGCGAGTTGGAACCAGTCGTTACAAGATGGTTTTTATACAACAACGGCTTCTGATGTTAAGGTTACAGAAGGAGAAGTGAAAGAAATTAGTAATGCTGCTGCATTAAGTGCTTTGGCAAATGCTCAAAAACCTTCTGGATACGAACTTACTTTATATACCAAAACAGGACTAGGTGACGGTAGCATGGCAAACAACCCGTGGTTACAAGAATTGCCAGATCCTATCACAAGAACAACTTGGGATAACTACGTTACTATATCACAAGCAGATGCCGGGACGGTAGGTGTTGTGAATGAGAATGTTGCTAACGGTGCCCTAGATGGTACTCATGTAATAGTAACTCTAGATGGTGTGGAAAGAAAGTTTCCTGCACTTATTCAGCCAGGACAGGCTGCTGGAACTATAGGAATTGCCTTAGGTTACGGACAGACTGCTGGCATTCAAGAAGAAATGCAGACCGGTATAAATGCATATCCTTTCTATAAGAAGGGCGTTGCAGTACAAGCGGTTACTGTTAAAGATGCTGGAGGAAACCACCAGTTTGCTTGTACACAATTACAAAATACCATGATGGGTCGCGATATTATTCGTGAGACAGATTTGGCTACTTATAGAAAGGGTAATAAGGATGATTTTAATCCAATGCCTGAAGTTTCTTTGAATCACATTGGAACCCCAGTAACTTCACCAGATGTTGATCTTTGGGACAGTTTTGATAGATCTGTAGGACATCACTTTAATATGTCTATAGATTTAAATTCCTGTACTGGTTGTGGTGCTTGTGTTATAGCATGTCATGCAGAGAACAACGTGCCTGTTGTAGGTAAATCAGAAGTAAGAAAATCTCGTGATATGCACTGGTTGCGTATTGATAGGTATTATTCTTCTACTGATAGTTTTGAAGCTGATGAAGATAAGAAAGATGGTTTTGATGGATTATTTGGAGACAATGGTTCATTAGGTGGTTTTGGAGAGTTGGAGATTCCAGCAGATAATCCAGAAGTATCTTTTATGCCGGTAATGTGTCAGCATTGTAATCACGCACCTTGTGAAACAGTTTGTCCAGTAGCAGCATCTTCTCATGGTCGTCAAGGTCAGAATCACATGGCTTACAACCGTTGTGTAGGTACTCGTTACTGTGCTAACAACTGTCCTTATAAAGTACGTCGATTCAACTGGTTCCTTTACAATGGGAATGATGAATTTGATTACCACATGAATAATGACTTAGGTCGTATGGTGATCAATCCAGATGTGACGGTAAGAAGTCGTGGTGTTATGGAGAAATGTTCTCTTTGTATTCAAATGACTCAAATGACTATTTTGGAGGCTAAGAAAGATGGTCGCATGATCAAAGATGGAGAATTTGCTACGGCATGTTCTAACGCATGTTCTAATGGAGCTATCACCTTTGGTGATATCAACGATAAGGAATCGGAGATCTTTGAAGTAAAAAAACAAGATCGTATGTATCACCTGTTAGAAGAAGTGGGAACTGATCCTAACGTGATGTATCAGATTAAAGTGAGAAACATATAA
- a CDS encoding cytochrome c oxidase subunit II codes for MTAFLIIFIAALFAISVWQITKIVSLGKAPEPDSDTVEVANDGDNKRQGLYMLLFGIGFYALMIACFVGYSDYFLPDAASKHGAEYDDLLLLTTVVIMIVQVLTQGLLHWFSYKYHGRKGQKALFYADNDRLEFIWTAIPVVVLAGLILWGLFSWNDLMDANTDDDPLIVEVYAYQFNWKVRYSGADNTLGDANVRFIEGQNVLGIDPTDQDGMDDQVGAELHLPVNRPVIFKFRSQDVLHSAYMPHFRAQMNVVPGMVTQFKFTPTVTSEDYKSTEFMTKKVRKINEIRRQKSIELVADGDMALDPYEFEYYLLCNKICGASHYNMQMKIVVESEEDYNTWLETQTTFEKTLANAEN; via the coding sequence ATGACAGCATTTCTAATCATATTTATAGCAGCTCTTTTTGCCATTTCAGTTTGGCAAATAACTAAGATTGTATCTCTTGGTAAAGCACCGGAGCCAGATTCTGACACAGTAGAAGTGGCTAATGATGGCGATAATAAACGCCAGGGTCTGTACATGCTTTTGTTCGGTATTGGATTTTACGCATTAATGATCGCTTGTTTTGTAGGCTACAGTGATTATTTTTTACCAGATGCGGCATCAAAGCACGGAGCTGAGTATGATGACTTACTATTACTTACTACAGTGGTTATAATGATTGTACAGGTGTTGACACAAGGTCTACTGCACTGGTTTTCTTATAAGTACCACGGTAGAAAAGGCCAGAAGGCATTGTTCTATGCTGATAATGATCGATTAGAATTTATTTGGACAGCGATTCCAGTTGTGGTTTTAGCAGGTTTAATTCTATGGGGATTGTTCTCTTGGAATGATCTTATGGATGCTAACACAGACGATGATCCGTTAATTGTTGAAGTATATGCCTACCAATTTAACTGGAAAGTGCGTTACAGCGGTGCAGACAATACCTTAGGGGATGCCAACGTACGTTTTATTGAAGGTCAAAACGTATTAGGTATTGACCCAACAGATCAAGACGGTATGGATGACCAAGTAGGAGCAGAATTACACTTACCTGTAAATCGTCCAGTTATTTTTAAATTTAGAAGTCAAGATGTATTGCACTCTGCATACATGCCTCATTTTAGAGCTCAAATGAATGTAGTGCCAGGAATGGTAACTCAATTTAAGTTCACACCTACAGTAACTTCAGAAGATTATAAGTCAACTGAATTTATGACCAAAAAAGTTCGTAAGATTAATGAAATACGACGACAGAAAAGCATAGAATTGGTAGCTGACGGTGATATGGCTTTAGATCCATATGAATTTGAATACTATCTTCTCTGTAATAAAATATGTGGCGCTTCACACTACAACATGCAAATGAAAATCGTAGTGGAAAGTGAAGAAGATTACAATACGTGGTTAGAAACACAAACAACTTTTGAAAAAACTTTAGCTAACGCTGAAAATTAG
- a CDS encoding c-type cytochrome — MNRLLKTFFFALATLLIVSCGGDDKSVAKGSNRSVQYFPNMYESVGYETYQEGEIFPGNVEAQSPVKGSVSRGWLPYDYEDNNEGYASAKANLQNPLPYTEPNLEIGAELYNIYCAICHGTKGNGKGHLATTEKILGVPSYDAREISQGSIYHVMYYGINYMGSYASQTSIEERWQIAQHVDALTRDLKGQPRQEFVTVNEDINVSDLIIEDSQEGDQHPTEMHTTTEGH; from the coding sequence ATGAATAGATTATTAAAAACGTTCTTTTTTGCTTTAGCTACTTTACTTATTGTATCCTGCGGTGGAGATGATAAGTCTGTCGCGAAGGGTTCAAATAGAAGTGTACAATATTTTCCAAATATGTATGAGTCTGTAGGATATGAGACTTATCAAGAAGGTGAAATATTTCCTGGAAATGTGGAAGCGCAGTCACCAGTAAAAGGATCTGTTTCTCGTGGTTGGTTGCCGTACGATTATGAAGATAATAATGAGGGTTACGCTTCCGCGAAAGCGAACTTACAAAACCCACTCCCTTACACGGAGCCAAATCTAGAAATCGGAGCCGAACTGTATAATATTTACTGTGCAATTTGTCATGGTACCAAGGGGAATGGAAAAGGTCACTTAGCCACTACCGAAAAAATTCTCGGTGTTCCTAGTTATGACGCTCGCGAGATCTCACAAGGTTCTATCTATCATGTGATGTATTACGGGATCAATTATATGGGATCTTATGCCTCTCAGACTTCTATTGAGGAAAGATGGCAAATTGCTCAACATGTAGATGCACTGACTAGAGATTTAAAAGGACAGCCTCGTCAAGAGTTTGTAACAGTAAATGAAGATATTAATGTTTCTGATCTTATTATCGAAGATAGTCAAGAAGGTGATCAACACCCTACAGAAATGCACACAACAACTGAAGGCCATTAA
- a CDS encoding DUF3341 domain-containing protein, giving the protein MSTKMIHALYTDDDVLLSAVKQVRDKHYHIEEVFTPFPVHGLEKAMGIADTRLAINAFLYGIVGLCVATAMMNYIMIEDWPQDIGGKPSFSYLENMPAFVPIMFELTVFFAAHLMVITFYMRSRLWPFKKAENPDVRTTDDHFLMEIDTHGADEEEVTKFLYETGAVEIKLIDKEAH; this is encoded by the coding sequence ATGTCAACAAAAATGATACACGCTTTATATACTGACGATGATGTTTTACTGAGTGCAGTAAAGCAGGTTAGAGATAAGCATTACCATATTGAAGAGGTGTTCACACCTTTTCCAGTTCATGGACTTGAAAAAGCTATGGGAATAGCAGATACGCGTCTGGCGATAAACGCTTTCTTGTATGGAATAGTTGGTTTATGTGTTGCTACGGCAATGATGAATTACATTATGATAGAAGACTGGCCGCAAGACATTGGAGGAAAGCCTAGTTTTTCTTATCTAGAAAACATGCCGGCTTTTGTGCCTATTATGTTTGAATTGACTGTATTTTTTGCAGCCCACTTAATGGTTATTACTTTTTATATGAGAAGCAGGCTGTGGCCATTTAAAAAGGCAGAAAATCCTGATGTAAGAACTACAGATGATCATTTTCTTATGGAAATAGATACTCATGGAGCAGATGAAGAAGAAGTTACAAAGTTTCTTTATGAGACTGGTGCTGTAGAGATAAAATTAATTGACAAAGAAGCACACTGA
- a CDS encoding quinol:cytochrome C oxidoreductase, producing MYKVTSKLKTFAIALMVVGALFTAVGFWAVPSSQAEVQQMIDDDAAAHGGAHGMESNEHGLAEDAHKEAGHVAAPSSEEHATDDAHAGGHDDDHAMHMYHQLQNRPWSAVYIAAFFFFMIGLGSLAFLALQKVSQAGWSPVLFRVMEGISSYILPGGIIMFILLLLSGLHFNHIFVWMEEGVDVLGNENYDAIIAAKTGYLNVPFWLFRAGAFIVGWNLYLWNIRRFGLKQDEAKDGDISWYKKGFKHSAMFLVFFIVTESIMSWDWIMSFDPHWFSTLFGWYVFASMFVSGITTIALVTIFLKSKGYLEFVNDSHIHDLAKFMFGISIFWTYLWFSQFMLIWYANIPEEVTYFVTRIQDYNILFFGMVAINFLFPLLILMNSDFKRVNWFVVTAGLFIIIGHYLDIYVMVMPATVGESWFIGFPEIGSFLFFAGLFIFYIFRTISKTPLIPKGDPFLGESKHFHY from the coding sequence ATGTATAAGGTAACTAGCAAATTAAAGACTTTCGCAATCGCACTGATGGTTGTTGGAGCACTGTTTACTGCAGTGGGATTTTGGGCAGTTCCAAGTTCACAAGCCGAAGTTCAACAGATGATCGATGACGATGCTGCGGCTCATGGTGGTGCACATGGAATGGAATCAAATGAGCACGGCTTAGCCGAGGATGCTCATAAGGAGGCAGGTCATGTAGCTGCTCCTAGCTCAGAAGAACACGCTACAGATGATGCGCATGCAGGTGGTCACGACGACGATCATGCAATGCATATGTATCACCAACTACAAAACAGACCTTGGTCAGCGGTTTATATCGCAGCCTTTTTCTTTTTTATGATTGGTTTAGGATCACTTGCTTTTCTTGCATTGCAAAAGGTTTCACAAGCCGGATGGTCCCCTGTACTTTTTAGAGTTATGGAAGGAATTAGTAGTTATATACTACCTGGTGGAATCATCATGTTCATCCTCTTGCTGCTTTCTGGATTACATTTCAATCACATATTTGTGTGGATGGAAGAAGGAGTTGATGTTTTAGGAAATGAAAACTATGATGCAATTATTGCTGCTAAGACAGGATACTTAAATGTGCCATTTTGGTTGTTTAGAGCAGGTGCATTTATAGTAGGATGGAACTTGTATCTATGGAACATTAGAAGATTTGGTCTAAAACAAGACGAAGCAAAGGATGGCGACATCTCTTGGTATAAAAAAGGATTTAAGCACAGTGCTATGTTCTTGGTATTTTTCATCGTAACAGAATCTATCATGTCATGGGACTGGATCATGAGTTTTGACCCGCACTGGTTCTCTACTTTGTTCGGATGGTATGTGTTTGCTAGTATGTTTGTCTCTGGTATAACGACTATAGCCTTAGTAACTATTTTCTTAAAGTCTAAAGGGTATTTAGAGTTTGTCAACGATTCTCATATTCATGATTTGGCTAAATTTATGTTTGGTATCAGTATTTTCTGGACGTACCTATGGTTCTCACAGTTTATGTTGATTTGGTACGCCAATATTCCAGAAGAAGTAACGTATTTTGTAACTCGTATTCAAGATTATAACATACTTTTCTTCGGTATGGTTGCTATCAACTTCTTATTTCCATTATTGATACTTATGAATTCTGATTTCAAACGTGTCAATTGGTTTGTGGTTACTGCAGGATTATTTATTATTATCGGCCATTATTTAGATATATATGTGATGGTGATGCCGGCAACTGTAGGTGAATCTTGGTTTATAGGTTTCCCTGAAATAGGTTCGTTCTTATTCTTTGCAGGATTATTTATATTCTACATATTCCGTACGATTTCAAAAACTCCTTTAATCCCAAAAGGGGATCCTTTTCTAGGAGAGAGTAAACATTTTCATTATTAA
- the nrfD gene encoding NrfD/PsrC family molybdoenzyme membrane anchor subunit — translation MAHYEASIRRPLVTGDKTYSDVTRDIAAPVEGEANKQWWIVFTIALIAFLYGIGCITYTISTGIGVWGLNKTIGWAWDITNFVWWVGIGHAGTLISAVLLLFRQKWRMAINRSAEAMTIFSVIQAGLFPIIHMGRPWLAYWVLPIPNQFGSLWVNFNSPLLWDVFAISTYLSVSLVFWWTGLLPDFAMIRDRAITPFNKKIYGILSFGWSGRAKDWQRFEEVSLVLAGLATPLVLSVHTIVSFDFATSVIPGWHTTIFPPYFVAGAVFSGFAMVNTLLIIMRKVVSLENYITIQHIELMNIVIMITGSIVGVAYITELFVAWYSGVEYEQYAFLNRATGPYWWAYWSMMTCNVISPQFMWFKKLRTSIMFSFAISIVVNIGMWFERFVIIVTSLHRDYLPSSWTMFSPTFVDIGIFIGTIGFFFVLFLLYSRTFPVIAQAEVKSILKVSGSKYKKLRENKMTSNEGASPEAPIANPGE, via the coding sequence ATGGCTCATTATGAAGCGTCCATAAGAAGACCTCTCGTTACAGGAGATAAGACATATTCTGATGTAACAAGAGACATTGCAGCGCCTGTAGAAGGTGAAGCAAATAAGCAGTGGTGGATTGTTTTTACAATCGCTCTCATTGCCTTTCTTTATGGAATAGGATGTATTACTTATACAATATCAACCGGTATCGGTGTTTGGGGATTGAACAAGACCATTGGTTGGGCTTGGGATATTACTAACTTCGTATGGTGGGTAGGTATAGGTCACGCAGGAACACTTATTTCTGCAGTACTATTATTATTCCGTCAGAAATGGAGAATGGCGATCAACCGCTCTGCAGAGGCGATGACTATTTTCTCTGTAATTCAAGCAGGTTTATTTCCTATTATTCACATGGGTCGACCATGGTTAGCTTATTGGGTACTTCCTATTCCTAACCAATTTGGTTCTTTGTGGGTAAACTTTAACTCACCGCTTCTATGGGATGTATTTGCAATTTCCACTTATCTATCGGTATCCTTAGTATTCTGGTGGACTGGTTTATTGCCTGATTTTGCAATGATCAGAGATAGAGCAATTACTCCTTTTAATAAAAAGATCTACGGGATTCTTTCTTTCGGTTGGTCAGGTCGCGCAAAAGACTGGCAACGTTTTGAAGAAGTATCTCTTGTACTTGCAGGACTCGCAACACCATTAGTACTTTCGGTTCATACGATTGTATCTTTTGACTTTGCAACTTCTGTAATACCAGGTTGGCACACGACTATTTTTCCTCCATACTTTGTTGCAGGAGCTGTTTTTTCTGGATTTGCGATGGTAAACACCTTGCTTATCATTATGAGAAAAGTAGTGAGTCTTGAAAACTATATCACGATACAACACATCGAGTTGATGAACATCGTTATCATGATTACGGGTTCTATTGTAGGTGTTGCTTATATCACAGAGTTATTTGTGGCTTGGTATTCTGGTGTTGAATACGAGCAGTATGCCTTCTTGAATAGAGCTACTGGACCCTATTGGTGGGCCTATTGGTCCATGATGACCTGTAATGTAATTTCACCGCAGTTTATGTGGTTCAAGAAATTAAGAACGAGTATCATGTTCTCCTTTGCGATCTCTATTGTAGTAAATATAGGAATGTGGTTTGAGCGTTTTGTGATTATTGTAACATCACTGCACAGGGACTACCTTCCATCTTCTTGGACTATGTTTTCCCCAACTTTTGTAGATATAGGTATCTTTATTGGTACTATAGGTTTCTTCTTTGTACTCTTTTTATTGTACTCCAGAACTTTCCCAGTTATCGCTCAAGCAGAGGTGAAATCTATCTTAAAAGTTAGTGGTAGTAAGTACAAGAAATTAAGAGAAAATAAAATGACGTCTAATGAAGGTGCTTCTCCAGAAGCTCCTATCGCAAATCCTGGCGAGTAG